The following nucleotide sequence is from Austwickia chelonae.
TGCTGTGGAGGACGATGGGCTCACTGGGCTGATCCAGGTAGATCACAGACTTCTTCCAACTGGAAGAGGGGTGTCAGCTCCCGAGGAGCTGGCACCCCTTTTCGGACGAGTGACCACGAAATGAGTTCCGAGGGGTGGGCGGAACCATGACCAGGGTCTACCCTTGCCAACGCGACTGCTGCTTGTGGTGATGTCCTCACGCCGCTCGAGCATCAGGCTGTGGCAACTCCACATGCGGCAAACGCCACGCCAGTATTCAACGACGCTCAAGCGTCTGAGAGGACTACTCATCATGCATTTCGTTCCCCTCGCGGCGGCGCTCACCTTGGCAGCTTCACCGTTGTCCGCTGCCGCTCCGGTGGCACACGCAGCCCCTACAGCTCCTGCCGCCGCTCCCGTCGTGGCAGCTTCCTCCGACATGGCCACCATGCAGGAGGTCGTACGACTCACCAACGAGCAGCGCGCCGCCAACGGAGCCGGTCCTGTCGTCTGGAACACCTGCCTGCAGACCTACTCCGAGAAGTGGTCCGACACCATCGCCCGACAGGGCTCGCTGTCCCACCAGCAGATGACCGCGATCATGTCCGGTTGCAAACAGTCCACGGCTTCGGAGAATGTCGCCATGGGCTACCAGTCGTCCAAGGCCGTGGTCGACGGATGGATGAGCTCTCCAGGGCACCGCAAGAACATGCTCAACCCCACCTTCGACCAGATTTCCATCGCCATGACGGCCTCACCCTCGGGCACCAAGTTCTGGGTCATGAACCTGAGTAAAGGCCCGGGGTCCCCGCTGAAGCCCGGCGCACCGGCTGCCCCGCCGAAGCAGGCACCGGTCGCCCCGCCGAAGCAGGCACCGGTCGCCCCGCCGAAGCAGGCACCGGTCGCCCCGCCGAAGCAGAACCCGTCCGACGTCATCGAGATCCCGATCACCCAGGCCGCAGCTGCCAAGGGCATGCCCGGTGACCTTTTCGGTGCTTGGCTGAAGCGTGTTCCCGGATGGTGGGCCGTCGGCTACTGAGCTGAAGACCTGATGCGGTGAGCGGCGGGGGCGTACGACCCGGCTGAAACACCTTGAGACGACCGCCTGCCGTGCACAGCAGGCGGTCGTTCTTTCATTCCACCGTCCGTGCGGGGCACCGGAAGCCCCGTTATCACTGCTTTCCCAGCTTGTATTCCTAGGGTCGGCAGTCATGAACAACGCCATATGGTCTGGTCAAACCGCACTATTCGTGGGTGGGGCAGCTTTCCTTCTCGCTTTCCTGCCGATCGTGATCTGGCAGCATCACCGGTACGGGGACTGGGACCATCGGCGGCTTGTCGGAGCAGCATTGGCTTCGGTCTACGCAGCATCGTTGGTCACCTACACCTTGCTTCCGTTACCGGATCGTGCCGATGTGTGGTGCAGCGCACATTCCAAAGCTCTACAGATGACGCCTTTCCAATTCGTCGAAGACATCAATCTGACAACCAACGGACTGACGTGGCGTCAGTCGGTGAAACATCCCGTGGTTCTACAGGTGATCTTCAACGTGATCTTCTTCATCCCCTGGGGGGTCCTCGCCCGACGCTGGGCAGGGCTGTCACTAGGGATGTCCGTCCTGACTGGTTTCGGGGCCACACTCATGATCGAGACAACCCAGGCCAGCGGACTCTGGGGTATCTACCCCTGCGCCTACCGCCTCGGTGACATCGACGATCTTTTCCTGAACACAGCGGGGGCGGCGATCGGCGCTCTGCTGGCACCAGCCTTCCTGTGGTGGATGCCCTCTGCAGATACCCTCTCGGCGAGCCGGGGCATTCCCCGTCCAGTCACCGTGCGGCGCCGGTACACGGGCATGGCGATAGACATGACCTTGGCGGTGACGGCACTGTCGACATTCCTGTTGATCGGAGGTTTTTCCTGCGATCCCTTCATGTCGTGCACCGGCAGGCAGTACGAGGTGATCGGCCGCGTGGGTGCTTTGATCACCTGGGCCGCGGTGTGGGGGATCCCGGCCTGCCAGGGTTCAGGAGCTTCCTTGGGGCAGCGGATGGCGTGGTTGGAGCCTCGATGGAAAGACCGGAAGACCGGTATGACCGTTCGTGGCACCTTGCTGCGCCGGCTGCTCCGCTCTCTGGCGACTCCATCCTTCTGGGTACTCGGCGTCATGGTCCCGATGATGAGCGGTCTCACTTTGCTGGTGTTCTCGATCGCTCTCGTCGTCGTCCCGCTGAGCAAGACCCGAGGCCTGTCCGGGCTCGTCTCCGGCGCGGTCTATGTCGACTCCCGTGAGATCCCGGAGTACCTGCAAGGACGAACGAGCCGAGGCAACACGGTCTCTCGACGGACATAGAGCCGAGCACATCCGACGCTGACAGAAGGCGGGGTAAACGCCGTGGTCAGCGTCCCCGACCAGGGCGTGGTCTGTCGCTGTACACCCGCCCGGGATTCATGATCCCCTTCGGGTCGAAGACCGCCTTGAGCTGCTGCTGCAGTCCGTAGGACAGGTCTCCGACCTCCCTACGGAGCCAAGGCGCCTTCAAAGCACCGACGCCGTGCTCCCCGGCCAAGGTGCCGCCGAGCGCCAACGCCGACTCGATGAGGTCGTCGAAAGCCAGCCAGGCCTGGTTTGACTGCTCCGGATCGGAAGGATCGAAGAAGATCGCCGGATGCAGGTTCCCGTCGCCGCCATGTCCCGCCATCATGATCTGAAGACCATGCCGTTCGCTGATCTGCTCACCGGCCAGGACCAGATCGGGAAGCCGCCGTACCGGCACGCACATGTCCTCGATGAGGTGAGATCCGTGGGCGACCTGCGCGGTGTTCAACGAACGACGCCCCGCGAGCAGTCGATCGCTCTCGTGGGAATCAGCAGCCGCTTCGATGCTGGTGGCACCATTCCGCTGCAGGATCCGGGCGTACTCGGCGACATCGTCGGCAGCGTGCCCTGGACGGTCGGACTGGACCAGCAAGGCGGCGGCACATCCCTGGGGAAAACCGAAGTCCTGCAAAGCCTGGATCGTGGAGATCGAAGGGCCGTCCAAGAACTCCAACATGCTCGGCCGCGAGGCTGCCAGACGCAGAGCCACGATCGCCGTACTCGCCGCCGACAAGGAGTCGAAAGTCGCCAGGACAGTCAGGGCAGGCTCCGGCGCGGGCACCAACTTGGTGACGACCTTGGTGACGACCCCCAGAGTTCCTTCCGAGCCGACGAACAGCCCGGTCATGTCGAGGCCGGTGACTCCTTTGGCCGTACGTCGCCCGGTGCGCAGGATCTGGCCGTCCGGCAAGACGACCTCCAACCCACGCACGTAGTCGGCGGTCACCCCGTATTTCACGCAGCACATGCCCCCCGCATTCATCGCGATATTCCCGCCCAAGGTGCAGCGGTCGACCGACCCCGGATCCGGCGGGTAGAACAATCCTTTCTCGGATGCGGCCTGTCTCAGCCGCCCGGTGATGACACCGGCACCGACGACAGCGATTCCTTCGACCTCGTCGATCTCCTCGATCGTGTCCAGCCCTTCGGT
It contains:
- a CDS encoding CAP domain-containing protein — its product is MHFVPLAAALTLAASPLSAAAPVAHAAPTAPAAAPVVAASSDMATMQEVVRLTNEQRAANGAGPVVWNTCLQTYSEKWSDTIARQGSLSHQQMTAIMSGCKQSTASENVAMGYQSSKAVVDGWMSSPGHRKNMLNPTFDQISIAMTASPSGTKFWVMNLSKGPGSPLKPGAPAAPPKQAPVAPPKQAPVAPPKQAPVAPPKQNPSDVIEIPITQAAAAKGMPGDLFGAWLKRVPGWWAVGY
- a CDS encoding FAD-binding oxidoreductase, with the protein product MIATSLTALSGYVADPVRRAGYGVDDSFGAIAPTDFDVVCATKVQEVVDAVRYADAHRLAIVPQGARTALTDASSAVEGCLVLNTEGLDTIEEIDEVEGIAVVGAGVITGRLRQAASEKGLFYPPDPGSVDRCTLGGNIAMNAGGMCCVKYGVTADYVRGLEVVLPDGQILRTGRRTAKGVTGLDMTGLFVGSEGTLGVVTKVVTKLVPAPEPALTVLATFDSLSAASTAIVALRLAASRPSMLEFLDGPSISTIQALQDFGFPQGCAAALLVQSDRPGHAADDVAEYARILQRNGATSIEAAADSHESDRLLAGRRSLNTAQVAHGSHLIEDMCVPVRRLPDLVLAGEQISERHGLQIMMAGHGGDGNLHPAIFFDPSDPEQSNQAWLAFDDLIESALALGGTLAGEHGVGALKAPWLRREVGDLSYGLQQQLKAVFDPKGIMNPGRVYSDRPRPGRGR
- a CDS encoding VanZ family protein — encoded protein: MNNAIWSGQTALFVGGAAFLLAFLPIVIWQHHRYGDWDHRRLVGAALASVYAASLVTYTLLPLPDRADVWCSAHSKALQMTPFQFVEDINLTTNGLTWRQSVKHPVVLQVIFNVIFFIPWGVLARRWAGLSLGMSVLTGFGATLMIETTQASGLWGIYPCAYRLGDIDDLFLNTAGAAIGALLAPAFLWWMPSADTLSASRGIPRPVTVRRRYTGMAIDMTLAVTALSTFLLIGGFSCDPFMSCTGRQYEVIGRVGALITWAAVWGIPACQGSGASLGQRMAWLEPRWKDRKTGMTVRGTLLRRLLRSLATPSFWVLGVMVPMMSGLTLLVFSIALVVVPLSKTRGLSGLVSGAVYVDSREIPEYLQGRTSRGNTVSRRT